From the genome of Primulina eburnea isolate SZY01 chromosome 12, ASM2296580v1, whole genome shotgun sequence, one region includes:
- the LOC140808200 gene encoding chorismate synthase 1, chloroplastic-like isoform X1 — protein sequence MAASLTNPFLGAPYASAESLHSPSLLPSPNIIHLPARRSQLKRLGLTIGSPIEVYSETSQACRPSRAYCLRSMQGGGIYVDREIAGKVIDGVSCLDILKSCEGIDILAYVSQVHKVVLPEGLVDHETLTYDQIKGSIIRCPNPEYAEKMIAEIEAVRVRGDSFGGKVTCIARNLPRSHGSRAFREIIEVLAEGAMSLPATEGFEIGNGFTGTFWTGSEYSAGQSGGIEGWTSNPKTIKMRIAFKSMIRVSMRMKELDFCAVPRAVHLVETVVAQLLFPMMIYPTYAAPHEPLE from the exons ATGGCCGCGTCCCTCACCAACCCCTTCCTCGGAGCTCCATATGCTTCTGCCGAATCCCTCCACTCGCCGTCGCTTCTGCCGTCTCCAAACATCATCCATCTTCCAGCTCGCAGATCCCAACTCAAACGCCTCG GGTTAACCATTGGATCTCCAATCGAG gTCTACAGTGAAACTTCCCAAGCTTGTAGACCATCTCGTGCATATTGCTTGAGATCAATGCAG GGTGGTGGGATATATGTTGATAGAGAAATCGCTGGAAAGGTGATCGACGGAGTTAGCTGCTTGGATATCTTAAAAAGTTGTGAAGGAATTGAT ATTCTTGCTTATGTTTCACAAGTGCACAAAGTTGTACTTCCTGAAGGTTTGGTTGATCACGAAACCTTGACATATGACcag ATAAAGGGTAGTATTATAAGGTGCCCAAATCCGGAGTACGCAGAGAAAATGATTGCTGAAATTGAAGCTGTTAGAGTGAGAGGTGATTCTTTTGGAGGCAAGGTCACTTGCATTGCCCGGAATTTACCACGG AGTCATGGATCTAGGGCCTTTCGCGAAATTATAGAAGTGCTGGCCGAAGGTGCTATGTCTCTTCCTGCAACAGAGGGCTTTGAAATTGGCAATGGATTCACAG GTACATTCTGGACTGGCAGTGAGTATAGTGCTGGCCAATCTGGTGGGATAGag GGTtggacatcaaatccaaaaaccattaaaatgAGAATAGCTTTCAAGTCAATGATCCGAGTCTCT ATGAGGATGAAAGAACTTGATTTTTGTGCTGTTCCTAGAG CTGTTCATTTGGTGGAAACAGTGGTTGCACAATTGCTTTTTCCCATGATGATTTATCCAACTTATGCTGCGCCGCACGAACCCCTCGAATAG
- the LOC140808200 gene encoding chorismate synthase 1, chloroplastic-like isoform X2 has protein sequence MAASLTNPFLGAPYASAESLHSPSLLPSPNIIHLPARRSQLKRLGLTIGSPIEVYSETSQACRPSRAYCLRSMQGGGIYVDREIAGKVIDGVSCLDILKSCEGIDILAYVSQVHKVVLPEGLVDHETLTYDQIKGSIIRCPNPEYAEKMIAEIEAVRVRGDSFGGKVTCIARNLPRSHGSRAFREIIEVLAEGAMSLPATEGFEIGNGFTGTFWTGSEYSAGQSGGIEGWTSNPKTIKMRIAFKSMIRMRMKELDFCAVPRAVHLVETVVAQLLFPMMIYPTYAAPHEPLE, from the exons ATGGCCGCGTCCCTCACCAACCCCTTCCTCGGAGCTCCATATGCTTCTGCCGAATCCCTCCACTCGCCGTCGCTTCTGCCGTCTCCAAACATCATCCATCTTCCAGCTCGCAGATCCCAACTCAAACGCCTCG GGTTAACCATTGGATCTCCAATCGAG gTCTACAGTGAAACTTCCCAAGCTTGTAGACCATCTCGTGCATATTGCTTGAGATCAATGCAG GGTGGTGGGATATATGTTGATAGAGAAATCGCTGGAAAGGTGATCGACGGAGTTAGCTGCTTGGATATCTTAAAAAGTTGTGAAGGAATTGAT ATTCTTGCTTATGTTTCACAAGTGCACAAAGTTGTACTTCCTGAAGGTTTGGTTGATCACGAAACCTTGACATATGACcag ATAAAGGGTAGTATTATAAGGTGCCCAAATCCGGAGTACGCAGAGAAAATGATTGCTGAAATTGAAGCTGTTAGAGTGAGAGGTGATTCTTTTGGAGGCAAGGTCACTTGCATTGCCCGGAATTTACCACGG AGTCATGGATCTAGGGCCTTTCGCGAAATTATAGAAGTGCTGGCCGAAGGTGCTATGTCTCTTCCTGCAACAGAGGGCTTTGAAATTGGCAATGGATTCACAG GTACATTCTGGACTGGCAGTGAGTATAGTGCTGGCCAATCTGGTGGGATAGag GGTtggacatcaaatccaaaaaccattaaaatgAGAATAGCTTTCAAGTCAATGATCCGA ATGAGGATGAAAGAACTTGATTTTTGTGCTGTTCCTAGAG CTGTTCATTTGGTGGAAACAGTGGTTGCACAATTGCTTTTTCCCATGATGATTTATCCAACTTATGCTGCGCCGCACGAACCCCTCGAATAG
- the LOC140808200 gene encoding chorismate synthase 1, chloroplastic-like isoform X5, which produces MAASLTNPFLGAPYASAESLHSPSLLPSPNIIHLPARRSQLKRLGLTIGSPIEVYSETSQACRPSRAYCLRSMQILAYVSQVHKVVLPEGLVDHETLTYDQIKGSIIRCPNPEYAEKMIAEIEAVRVRGDSFGGKVTCIARNLPRSHGSRAFREIIEVLAEGAMSLPATEGFEIGNGFTGTFWTGSEYSAGQSGGIEGWTSNPKTIKMRIAFKSMIRVSMRMKELDFCAVPRAVHLVETVVAQLLFPMMIYPTYAAPHEPLE; this is translated from the exons ATGGCCGCGTCCCTCACCAACCCCTTCCTCGGAGCTCCATATGCTTCTGCCGAATCCCTCCACTCGCCGTCGCTTCTGCCGTCTCCAAACATCATCCATCTTCCAGCTCGCAGATCCCAACTCAAACGCCTCG GGTTAACCATTGGATCTCCAATCGAG gTCTACAGTGAAACTTCCCAAGCTTGTAGACCATCTCGTGCATATTGCTTGAGATCAATGCAG ATTCTTGCTTATGTTTCACAAGTGCACAAAGTTGTACTTCCTGAAGGTTTGGTTGATCACGAAACCTTGACATATGACcag ATAAAGGGTAGTATTATAAGGTGCCCAAATCCGGAGTACGCAGAGAAAATGATTGCTGAAATTGAAGCTGTTAGAGTGAGAGGTGATTCTTTTGGAGGCAAGGTCACTTGCATTGCCCGGAATTTACCACGG AGTCATGGATCTAGGGCCTTTCGCGAAATTATAGAAGTGCTGGCCGAAGGTGCTATGTCTCTTCCTGCAACAGAGGGCTTTGAAATTGGCAATGGATTCACAG GTACATTCTGGACTGGCAGTGAGTATAGTGCTGGCCAATCTGGTGGGATAGag GGTtggacatcaaatccaaaaaccattaaaatgAGAATAGCTTTCAAGTCAATGATCCGAGTCTCT ATGAGGATGAAAGAACTTGATTTTTGTGCTGTTCCTAGAG CTGTTCATTTGGTGGAAACAGTGGTTGCACAATTGCTTTTTCCCATGATGATTTATCCAACTTATGCTGCGCCGCACGAACCCCTCGAATAG
- the LOC140808200 gene encoding chorismate synthase 1, chloroplastic-like isoform X3 has translation MAASLTNPFLGAPYASAESLHSPSLLPSPNIIHLPARRSQLKRLGLTIGSPIEGGGIYVDREIAGKVIDGVSCLDILKSCEGIDILAYVSQVHKVVLPEGLVDHETLTYDQIKGSIIRCPNPEYAEKMIAEIEAVRVRGDSFGGKVTCIARNLPRSHGSRAFREIIEVLAEGAMSLPATEGFEIGNGFTGTFWTGSEYSAGQSGGIEGWTSNPKTIKMRIAFKSMIRVSMRMKELDFCAVPRAVHLVETVVAQLLFPMMIYPTYAAPHEPLE, from the exons ATGGCCGCGTCCCTCACCAACCCCTTCCTCGGAGCTCCATATGCTTCTGCCGAATCCCTCCACTCGCCGTCGCTTCTGCCGTCTCCAAACATCATCCATCTTCCAGCTCGCAGATCCCAACTCAAACGCCTCG GGTTAACCATTGGATCTCCAATCGAG GGTGGTGGGATATATGTTGATAGAGAAATCGCTGGAAAGGTGATCGACGGAGTTAGCTGCTTGGATATCTTAAAAAGTTGTGAAGGAATTGAT ATTCTTGCTTATGTTTCACAAGTGCACAAAGTTGTACTTCCTGAAGGTTTGGTTGATCACGAAACCTTGACATATGACcag ATAAAGGGTAGTATTATAAGGTGCCCAAATCCGGAGTACGCAGAGAAAATGATTGCTGAAATTGAAGCTGTTAGAGTGAGAGGTGATTCTTTTGGAGGCAAGGTCACTTGCATTGCCCGGAATTTACCACGG AGTCATGGATCTAGGGCCTTTCGCGAAATTATAGAAGTGCTGGCCGAAGGTGCTATGTCTCTTCCTGCAACAGAGGGCTTTGAAATTGGCAATGGATTCACAG GTACATTCTGGACTGGCAGTGAGTATAGTGCTGGCCAATCTGGTGGGATAGag GGTtggacatcaaatccaaaaaccattaaaatgAGAATAGCTTTCAAGTCAATGATCCGAGTCTCT ATGAGGATGAAAGAACTTGATTTTTGTGCTGTTCCTAGAG CTGTTCATTTGGTGGAAACAGTGGTTGCACAATTGCTTTTTCCCATGATGATTTATCCAACTTATGCTGCGCCGCACGAACCCCTCGAATAG
- the LOC140808200 gene encoding chorismate synthase 1, chloroplastic-like isoform X4, with amino-acid sequence MLVVYILEIGLTFHLLTAGLTIGSPIEVYSETSQACRPSRAYCLRSMQGGGIYVDREIAGKVIDGVSCLDILKSCEGIDILAYVSQVHKVVLPEGLVDHETLTYDQIKGSIIRCPNPEYAEKMIAEIEAVRVRGDSFGGKVTCIARNLPRSHGSRAFREIIEVLAEGAMSLPATEGFEIGNGFTGTFWTGSEYSAGQSGGIEGWTSNPKTIKMRIAFKSMIRVSMRMKELDFCAVPRAVHLVETVVAQLLFPMMIYPTYAAPHEPLE; translated from the exons ATGCTTGTTGTATATATTCTGGAAATTGGACTAACGTTTCATCTACTTACGGCAGGGTTAACCATTGGATCTCCAATCGAG gTCTACAGTGAAACTTCCCAAGCTTGTAGACCATCTCGTGCATATTGCTTGAGATCAATGCAG GGTGGTGGGATATATGTTGATAGAGAAATCGCTGGAAAGGTGATCGACGGAGTTAGCTGCTTGGATATCTTAAAAAGTTGTGAAGGAATTGAT ATTCTTGCTTATGTTTCACAAGTGCACAAAGTTGTACTTCCTGAAGGTTTGGTTGATCACGAAACCTTGACATATGACcag ATAAAGGGTAGTATTATAAGGTGCCCAAATCCGGAGTACGCAGAGAAAATGATTGCTGAAATTGAAGCTGTTAGAGTGAGAGGTGATTCTTTTGGAGGCAAGGTCACTTGCATTGCCCGGAATTTACCACGG AGTCATGGATCTAGGGCCTTTCGCGAAATTATAGAAGTGCTGGCCGAAGGTGCTATGTCTCTTCCTGCAACAGAGGGCTTTGAAATTGGCAATGGATTCACAG GTACATTCTGGACTGGCAGTGAGTATAGTGCTGGCCAATCTGGTGGGATAGag GGTtggacatcaaatccaaaaaccattaaaatgAGAATAGCTTTCAAGTCAATGATCCGAGTCTCT ATGAGGATGAAAGAACTTGATTTTTGTGCTGTTCCTAGAG CTGTTCATTTGGTGGAAACAGTGGTTGCACAATTGCTTTTTCCCATGATGATTTATCCAACTTATGCTGCGCCGCACGAACCCCTCGAATAG
- the LOC140807673 gene encoding metal transporter Nramp3.2-like gives MTSSSSSSTTLHHHHRHAEHHDSNPLLPPSTPSTPHSPAHVDESQENTLLHAIEIEPPLDESPGTSVPPFSWKKLWKFTGPGFLMSVAFLDPGNLEGDLQAGAIAGYSLLWLLFWATVMGLLIQLLSLRLGVATGRHLAEICRDEYPFWAGLMLWFMAEVALIGADIQEVIGSAIAIRILSKGLFPLWAGVLITACDCFIFLLLENYGFRKLEAFFAVLISSMAFSFAWMFVNTKPSGHELIEGILIPRLGSKTVQQAVGIIGCVITPYNVFLYSALVQSRKIDLKKKGRVQEALNYYTYESFTAVFVSFIINLLVTTVFAKGFYGTSQARTIGLVNAGEYLQERYGSSKFPILYIWGVGLLAAGQSSTITGTYAGQFIMGGFLNLQLKRWLRSLITRSCAILPTIIVAIVFNRSEELLDVLNEWLNVLQAMQIPFAVIPLVHLVSNEQIMGGFKIGTVLERTAWGVSTLVIAINGYILVDFFMSEVHGLLFGIIVCLGASSYAAFIVYLVFRGTNLVSCFGSHAFAYTRT, from the exons ATgacctcttcttcttcttcttccaccaccctccaccaccaccaccgtcATGCAGAACACCACGACTCCAACCCCCTATTGCCGCCGTCAACCCCATCAACACCACACTCGCCAGCCCACGTCGACGAATCACAAGAAAACACCCTCTTACACGCCATCGAAATCGAGCCGCCGCTCGATGAGTCTCCCGGCACATCCGTGCCTCCCTTTTCTTGGAAGAAGCTTTGGAAATTCACGGGTCCCGGGTTCTTGATGAGCGTCGCGTTTCTTGATCCGGGGAATTTGGAGGGTGATCTCCAGGCCGGCGCGATCGCGGGATATTCGTTGCTATGGCTGCTGTTTTGGGCAACTGTTATGGGGCTGTTGATACAGTTACTGTCGTTGAGACTGGGGGTCGCGACAGGGCGGCATCTGGCCGAGATATGTCGGGATGAGTACCCTTTCTGGGCGGGCCTGATGCTGTGGTTCATGGCTGAGGTGGCTTTGATCGGGGCGGATATCCAGGAGGTGATCGGCAGTGCGATTGCTATAAGGATACTTAGCAAAGGACTGTTCCCTCTTTGGGCAGGTGTTCTCATTACTGCCTGCGATTG TTTCATCTTCCTTCTTCTGGAAAACTATGGATTCAGGAAGCTTGAAGCCTTTTTTGCTGTGCTTATCTCAAGCATGGCGTTCTCGTTTGCCTGGATGTTCGTTAACACAAAACCAAGTGGCCACGAACTTATAGAAG GAATTTTGATACCTAGGCTTGGCTCCAAGACAGTTCAACAAGCCGTTGGAATCATCGGTTGCGTCATAACACCTTACAATGTTTTCCTATATTCAGCTTTAGTACAGTCTAGAAAGATTGACTTGAAAAAGAAAGGGAGAGTTCAAGAAGCCCTCAACTACTACACATACGAGTCCTTTACAGCAGTATTTGTCTCGTTTATCATAAACTTGTTAGTCACAACAGTTTTTGCAAAGGGATTCTATGGTACCTCACAAGCTAGGACGATAGGTTTGGTAAATGCTGGAGAATACCTTCAAGAAAGATACGGAAGCAGCAAGTTTCCGATTCTTTACATTTGGGGCGTCGGTCTTCTCGCAGCCGGACAAAGCAGCACCATTACGGGGACATATGCTGGACAGTTTATTATGGGTGGTTTTCTGAATCTGCAGCTGAAAAGATGGCTAAGATCATTGATCACCAGAAGTTGTGCCATTTTGCCGACTATTATTGTGGCTATTGTTTTTAATCGCTCGGAGGAGTTGCTCGATGTTTTAAATGAATGGCTTAATGTGCTTCAGGCCATGCAAATACCATTTGCAGTTATACCTCTTGTCCACTTGGTGTCAAACGAACAGATTATGGGTGGGTTCAAGATTGGAACTGTTTTGGAG AGGACAGCTTGGGGTGTGTCTACGCTGGTAATAGCAATAAATGGATACATTTTGGTGGATTTTTTCATGTCAGAGGTTCATGGATTGTTGTTTGGTATTATAGTGTGCTTGGGGGCATCCTCGTACGCAGCATTTATCGTGTATCTTGTATTCCGCGGCACCAACCTCGTTTCCTGCTTCGGTTCCCATGCATTTGCTTACACTAGAACTTAG
- the LOC140806558 gene encoding putative cyclin-A3-1: MADQENCVRVTRLAAKKRAATESAQEHNKKKRVVLGEIQNVASSHGVGLEKKMKCDDAKKKKEVKPKRDANNSKSGSKDTLDVKEDYDYWIDVVAGSDDPQMCGAYVSDIYGYLHNMEMEAERRPLADYLEKIQKDITANMRGILIDWLVEVAEEYKLVSDSLYLTVSYIDRFLSTNAINRQKLQLLGVSSMLIASKYEEITPPHVEDFCYITDNTYTKQDVVMMEADVLKSLKFEMGNPNVKTFLRRFTRIAQEDYKDSSLQVEFLGYYLAELSLLDYECIKFLPSLIAASVIFLARFTLQPNQHPWNLALQCHSRYKAMDLKECVSILHDLQLSKKGGSLVAVREKYNQHKFKCVSTLSSPLEIPESFFEGINVI; this comes from the exons atggccgaccaagaaaactgcgtcaGGGTCACGCGCTTGGCGGCTAAGAAGCGAGCGGCGACGGAGTCTGCGCAGGAGCATAACAAGAAGAAGAGGGTTGTTTTGGGTGAGATTCAGAATGTTGCGTCTTCACACGGTGTGGGTTTGGAGAAAAAAATGAAGTGCGACGATGCAAAGAAAAAGAAGGAAGTTAAGCCTAAAAGGGATGCGAATAATAGTAAATCGGGTTCGAAGGACACTTTAGATGTGAAGGAAGATTATGATTATTGGATTGATGTGGTTGCTGGATCTGATGACCCGCAGATGTGTGGAGCCTATGTTTCTGATATATATGGTTATCTTCATAATATGGAG ATGGAGGCCGAGAGAAGGCCACTTGCAGATTACTTGGAAAAGATTCAGAAGGATATTACGGCAAACATGAGAGGGATTTTAATAGATTGGTTGGTGGAGGTTGCAGAAGAGTACAAGCTTGTTTCGGATTCGTTGTATCTAACTGTTTCCTACATCGATAGATTCTTATCTACCAATGCTATTAACAGACAAAAACTTCAGCTTCTTGGTGTTTCTTCAATGCTCATAGCTTC AAAATACGAAGAGATTACTCCTCCACACGTGGAAGATTTTTGTTATATAACTGATAACACATACACCAAACAAGATGTCGTGATGATGGAGGCCGATGTACTCAAATCCCTTAAATTTGAAATGGGCAACCCTAACGTTAAGACATTTCTCAG AAGATTCACCAGGATTGCTCAAGAAGATTACAAG GATTCCAGTCTGCAAGTGGAATTCTTAGGATACTACCTTGCGGAGTTAAGTTTGCTGGATTACGAATGTATTAAATTCTTGCCTTCTTTGATAGCTGCTTCTGTCATATTCCTTGCAAGATTTACGCTCCAACCTAATCAACATCCATGG AATTTGGCTCTGCAATGTCACTCGAGATACAAGGCTATGGATTTGAAAGAATGTGTTAGTATCCTTCATGACTTGCAATTGAGTAAAAAGGGTGGTTCTTTGGTTGCAGTGAGGGAGAAATACAATCAACACAAG TTCAAGTGTGTCTCAACATTATCTTCGCCTTTGGAGATACCGGAGTCCTTTTTTGAAGGCATCAACGTCATCTGA
- the LOC140806557 gene encoding WD40 repeat-containing protein HOS15-like has translation MISLTSSELNYLIFRYLNESGFAHSAFALGYEAGINKSTIDGNLVPPGALVTFIQKGIQYLELEANFGNDDLDTDEDFQFLNPLDLITKDVHELQKIVKEKKEAKRKEKSKGKEKDITENGREHGHGIPMEKEKELAKEKDNEKQQREKEKIEKEKEKATGKEKEKPLEGASVANPSGDEVNGRLEGNATDTGPEPMDICASVDSFSSEISSSDVTVLQGHTSEVFACAWNPVGPFLASGSGDSTARIWTIDGPSSSNMQNGPHNVVLRHFKGRTNEKSKDVTTLDWNVDGALLATGSYDGQARIWSRDGELISTLNKHKGPIFSLKWNKKGDYLLSGSVDKTAIVWDVKTGEWKQQFEFHSAPALDVDWRNNTSFATCSTDSMIYVCKVGENRPIKTFSGHQGEVNAIKWDPSGSLLASCSDDSTAKIWTMKQDSCLLDLKEHAKEIYTVRWSPTGAGTNHPNRQLVLASASFDSTIKLWEVDVGRLLHNLNGHRDPVYSVAFSPNGEYLASGSLDKCLHIWSVKEAKIVKTFTGNGGIFEVCWNKEGDKIAACFANNVVCVLDFRM, from the exons ATGATATCCTTGACCTCGTCGGAGCTGAATTACCTCATCTTCCGTTACCTTAACGAATCAG GGTTTGCCCATTCTGCTTTTGCTTTAGGATATGAGGCAGGGATCAACAAGAGTACTATTGATGGAAATCTTGTTCCACCCGGTGCACTTGTTACATTTATTCAGAAAGGAATCCAATATCTTGAACTAGAAGCAAACTTTGGTAAT GATGATTTAGATACGGATGAAGATTTTCAGTTCCTAAACCCACTGGATCTTATAACCAAAGATGTACATGAACTTCAAAAGATCGTGAAAGAGAAGAAAGAAGCTAAGCGGAAAGAAAAGTCCAAGGGAAAGGAGAAAGACATAACTGAAAATGGGCGGGAGCATGGCCATGGAATTCCCATGGAAAAAGAAAAGGAGCTTGCTAAAGAAAAGGATAATGAAAAACAACAGAGGGAAAAAGAGAAGATAgagaaagaaaaggagaaagCAACAGGTAAAGAGAAGGAAAAGCCATTGGAGGGTGCCAGTGTTGCAAATCCTTCTGGAGATGAGGTTAACGGCAGACTTGAGGGGAATGCAACTGATACAG GTCCAGAACCTATGGATATTTGCGCGAGTGTAGATTCCTTTTCCTCCGAAATATCAAGCAGTGATGTTACCGTTCTGCAAGGCCATACTTCTGAG GTTTTTGCATGTGCATGGAACCCAGTTGGGCCATTTCTTGCTTCAGG GTCTGGAGATTCGACAGCTAGGATTTGGACCATTGATGGGCCATCTAGCTCTAATATGCAAAATGGGCCGCATAATGTTGTTCTGAGGCATTTCAAGGGTAGAACAAATGAGAAAAGCAAGGATGTGACCACACTTGATTGGAAT GTTGATGGTGCACTACTTGCTACTGGTTCATACGATGGTCAAGCAAGAATATGGAGTAGAGATG GGGAGTTGATCAgtacattaaataaacataaagggCCGATTTTCTCCTTAAAGTGGAACAAGAAAGGGGATTATCTTCTCAGTGGAAGTGTTGATAAAACTGCAATTgtatgggatgtcaagaccggAGAATGGAAACAACAGTTTGAGTTTCACTCAG CTCCTGCCCTTGATGTTGATTGGCGAAACAACACTTCATTTGCAACCTGCTCCACTGATAGCATGATATATGTTTGCAAAGTTGGAGAGAACCGACCAATCAAAACTTTCTCTGGCCATCAG GGTGAAGTGAATGCTATCAAGTGGGACCCCTCTGGCTCCCTACTGGCTTCGTGCTCTGATGATTCTACAGCAAAG ATATGGACCATGAAACAGGACTCCTGCTTGCTTGATCTGAAGGAACATGCCAAG GAGATATACACTGTCCGATGGAGTCCAACAGGAGCTGGGACCAACCACCCTAATCGGCAACTGGTGCTAGCCAG TGCCTCCTTTGATTCAACGATAAAGCTTTGGGAAGTGGATGTTGGGCGTCTTCTCCACAACTTAAATGGCCACAG GGATCCTGTTTATTCCGTTGCATTTAGCCCGAATGGCGAGTATTTGGCTAGTGGATCATTGGATAAATGCTTGCACATATGGTCTGTGAAGGAAGCCAAGATAGTGAAAACGTTCACTGGGAATGGAGGAATCTTTGAAGTTTGCTGGAACAAGGAGGGTGATAAGATTGCAGCCTGTTTCGCAAACAATGTGGTTTGTGTCTTGGATTTCCGAATGTAG